The Elusimicrobiaceae bacterium sequence TACGTTTTCAATGCATTTATTGAAAACGGCTACACCGTCTTCTTTCGTTTTTTCGGCAATGATGTTAAGCGCATCATTTAAAATGCGTTCAGCGGTTGCTTTTTTTCCTTCAAAATTGAGTTTATTGACAAAGCGCGCCACTAACACGGAATTGTGTTTGAAATCCGGAGCCGGCTGCGGTCTTCTGTCACGGGGTCTTAAACCTTTTCTAGGCATATCTTATTTCTCCTCTTATTTTCCAGCTTTGGGTCTCTTCACACCATAGAGTGAACGACCTTGTTTTCTATTTTCCACACCGGACGCATCTAACGCGCCGCGGATAATGTGATAACGCACACCCGGCAAGTCTTTTACACGGCCACCGCGCACGAGCACGATAGAGTGTTCTTGCAGGTTGTGTCCCACACCTGGAATATAAGCGGTTACTTCGACTTTAGAAGTCAATTTTACACGGGCCACCTTGCGTAAAGCAGAGTTCGGCTTTTTCGGGGTGGTGGTATAAACACGGGTACACACACCGCGACGTTGCGGGCAAGCCTGCAAAGCCGGAGATTTCGTGCGATTATTTTCTTTCGTACGCCCGTATTTTACTAATTGATTTACTGTAGGCATTACTATTTCTCTCCTGTTTCTTTCTTTTCTTTGCGTTTTTGTTCAAATTCGTTGGTAATCTGTCTGGCCGAAATACCTGTACCGGCGGGGATCAGATGTCCTACGATTACGTTTTCTTTTAGGCCCTGTAAATTATCTACTTGGCCTGTGATAGCGGCGTCTGTCAGGACTTTTGTTGTTTCCTGGAAGCTGGCCGCTGAGATAAATGATTCAGATGCTAACGAAGCCTTACTGATACCTAACAGGATAATTTCAGCTTCTGCCAAACGTTTGCCGGCTTTTTTCATCTTCGCGTTTTCACGCAACCAGCTGGCGCGGCTGATAATTTCTCCTTTTAGGAAGTGGGTATCGCCCTCATCCAGAATTTTTACGTTCCCTAACATCTGCCGTACAATCACCTCAATATGTCGGTCGTTGATGGTTAC is a genomic window containing:
- the rpsL gene encoding 30S ribosomal protein S12, whose protein sequence is MPTVNQLVKYGRTKENNRTKSPALQACPQRRGVCTRVYTTTPKKPNSALRKVARVKLTSKVEVTAYIPGVGHNLQEHSIVLVRGGRVKDLPGVRYHIIRGALDASGVENRKQGRSLYGVKRPKAGK